The window GATGGCAAGAGATGTCTTCACTAAAGAGAACTTTGAAAAATTAGACCATGTTATACAAAAATATAAAGGAAAATCTGGACCATTAATGCCTGTGCTTACAGAAGCGCAAAAAATATTTGGATGTGTTGCAATTGAAATTCAAAAGAAAATATCAGAAGAACTAAATATTCCACTTGCTGAGATTTATGGAGTTGCAACTTTTTATTCTCAATTCTCACTTCAACCAAAAGGGGAATACGTAATAGGAGTATGTCTTGGAACGGCATGTTATGTTAAAGGAGCTCAAGATATAA is drawn from Tepidibacter hydrothermalis and contains these coding sequences:
- the nuoE gene encoding NADH-quinone oxidoreductase subunit NuoE; amino-acid sequence: MARDVFTKENFEKLDHVIQKYKGKSGPLMPVLTEAQKIFGCVAIEIQKKISEELNIPLAEIYGVATFYSQFSLQPKGEYVIGVCLGTACYVKGAQDIINKISKEINVEVGKTSEDGKFTLVATRCIGACGLAPVLTVNEDVYGKLTADDVEGILSKYK